The following coding sequences are from one Onychostoma macrolepis isolate SWU-2019 chromosome 24, ASM1243209v1, whole genome shotgun sequence window:
- the nell3 gene encoding uncharacterized protein nell3 — MPSSKKSFLFLVYVLCTFRAARSGDFGDPRPCSGSHCPGGRSSRPPRQHNPTTQSRSINHHHAPSSFPSEHHATLLSQRARSGDQTRETVQTRVAGVFGPVCADCVTPQRPDHVMNDTRECKGIECRLPLRIRPNPRPRPCAGDGCVLGTSQPPLIHVADRAAQFLGEFPDMGYPASESGAPLGVQLTCDIKPGENEVPAEDALILHLQLAKGQEKLVEALRAQQVVIRDLQQRLVEQQGALLSQQREILDQQRRMYEQMDVVKAQYGLLSETVKQFSFQGLQGELQSYFESHLAGLQSQARSHLQKSYAVHKVDVDTKVVNVVGDAGHPVLGCQIACGPEEYCDFQNDPPQCERCTMCPPGFFLVSQCSSNADRMCQDRDECLELPSLCGERVKCLNTPGGFRCLGVSEREMSTGLCGHEYFYNQELQECRACSDCDGEPFGIPCTFTSDAVCGTVTENILSQSWAASIAIPPTKSKSTSIYPGLQLNIRGKVGNNLLTNHDDYLNLQQHGLVWIDYNFALKHSCRNFLQVGIRINGSEEEGRDLSGVRIEQPERKFFQGVTVSAAVEVEPNHTLTLVLKSPNQYCNQSKDIQTYELGGASFSLLWLSHDTGAVAMTAQMSTAAHYQSNYRPTFRIATVSDPYIVALTHDSRGVRFMETGVVKFVLQQAIYSMGHSCIREGFSLIAYVNRNGTNQEVLRSFKSGVNYRDTSITLSGATRVDKEDWLNFEIVAPSQCNVRYFGDSSGISMLSLIWIPNAVSSMFTATVSRTGLPSGAVRNKPLLFRQMSPNTDQMRLAGSGEPHAQKNFAFSEAGTVSVALNLKLIHSCSVVKLTLYRQGTDGGQATSLAQQVGGHMPEGSEWASVGLRTSFEVQNGTAIYVSLDCIRGRINQITHEGGTNISILWLAS, encoded by the exons ATGCCATCATCCAAAAAGTCGTTTTTGTTCCTGGTTTATGTATTATGCACGTTCCGCGCTGCGCGCTCGGGGGACTTTGGAGACCCCAGACCCTGCTCTGGATCACACTGTCCGGGGGGCAGATCGTCCAGACCACCGCGACAGCACAATCCGACAACACAGAGCAGATCAATAAATCACCATCATGCTCCCTCCAGCTTTCCATCGGAACATCACGCAACGCTTCTGTCCCAGCGCGCGCGGTCTGGAGACCAGACAAGGGAAACCGTCCAGACGCGCGTCGCCGGAGTTTTTGGTCCTGTGTGCGCAGACTGCGTTACGCCTCAAAGACCAGATCATGTTATGAACGACACCAGAGAATGTAAAGGAATTGAGTGCCGTCTGCCACTGAGGATACGACCGAACCCCAGACCGAGACCCTGTGCTGGAGACGGGTGTGTGCTCGGGACCAGCCAGCCTCCCCTCATTCATGTGGCAGACAGAGCCGCTCAGTTTCTGGGGGAATTTCCGGACATGGGATATCCTGCATCAGAGAGTGGGGCTCCTCTGGGAGTTCAGCTCACTTGTGACATCAAACCAG GAGAGAATGAGGTCCCTGCCGAAGATGCACTTATCCTTCATCTACAGCTGGCAAAGGGACAAGAGAAGCTGGTGGAGGCTTTGAGAGCTCAACAAGTAGTGATCCGTGATCTGCAGCAGAGACTGGTGGAACAGCAGGGCGCCCTCCTCTCCCAGCAGCGTGAGATACTCGACCAGCAGCGCCGCATGTATGAGCAGATGGATGTGGTGAAGGCTCAGTATGGTCTGCTTTCTGAGACTGTCAAGCAATTCTCCTTCCAAGGCTTGCAGGGAGAACTGCAAAGCTATTTTGAAAGCCACCTGGCCGGCCTTCAGAGCCAAGCACGTAGCCACCTGCAAAAGTCCTATGCTGTGCATAAGGTAGATGTGGACACCAAAGTGGTGAATGTAGTTGGAGATGCAGGGCACCCAGTGTTGGGCTGTCAAATTGCTTGTGGGCCTGAAGAATACTGCGACTTCCAGAATGATCCACCGCAGTGTGAAAGGTGCACTATGTGTCCTCCTGGATTCTTCCTGGTGTCACAGTGCTCCTCCAATGCTGATAGGATGTGCCAG GACAGGGATGAATGCCTAGAATTACCAAGCCTGTGTGGAGAGCGAGTAAAATGTCTAAATACCCCAG GTGGGTTTCGTTGTCTCGGTGTCTCTGAAAGGGAGATGTCCACAGGGCTGTGTGGTCATGAGTACTTCTACAATCAAGAACTTCAGGAGTGTCGAGCTTGTTCAGACTGTGATGGCGAGCCATTTGGCATTCCCTGTACTTTCACCAGTGATGCTGTATGTGGAACTGTGACTGAGAACATTCTCTCGCAGTCTTGGGCAGCTTCGATTGCCATACCGCCAACAAAGTCAAAGAGTACTTCCATCTACCCAGGGCTACAACTCAATATTCGTGGCAAAGTAGGAAACAATCTGTTGACCAACCATGATGATTACCTCAACCTCCAACAACATGGACTGGTCTGGATAGACTACAACTTTGCACTAAAGCATAGCTGCAGGAACTTTCTCCAAGTCGGGATACGGATAAACGGCAGTGAAGAGGAGGGTAGAGACCTCAGCGGGGTTCGAATTGAGCAACCTGAAAGGAAGTTCTTCCAGGGTGTGACTGTAAGTGCAGCAGTTGAGGTGGAACCCAATCATACTCTGACGCTCGTGCTGAAGAGCCCCAACCAATACTGCAACCAGAGTAAAGATATTCAAACCTATGAGCTTGGAGGAGCTTCGTTCAGCTTGCTCTGGCTGTCCCATGACACCGGCGCTGTGGCCATGACTGCACAGATGTCCACAGCAGCCCACTACCAGAGTAACTATCGCCCCACCTTCCGTATAGCCACTGTCTCTGATCCCTACATAGTGGCACTGACCCATGACAGCCGTGGGGTGCGTTTCATGGAGACCGGTGTGGTGAAGTTTGTTCTCCAACAGGCCATCTATTCAATGGGCCATTCTTGCATTCGAGAAGGTTTCTCACTGATTGCCTATGTCAACAGAAATGGCACTAACCAGGAGGTGCTACGCTCCTTCAAGTCTGGCGTTAACTACAGAGACACCTCCATCACCCTTTCTGGGGCCACAAGGGTAGACAAAGAAGACTGGCTCAATTTTGAAATTGTTGCCCCATCTCAGTGCAATGTCCGCTACTTTGGTGATAGTTCTGGGATTAGTATGCTGAGCTTGATATGGATCCCTAACGCTGTCTCCTCCATGTTCACAGCCACTGTCTCAAGAACAGGTCTACCCTCTGGGGCAGTACGAAATAAACCTCTGCTCTTTAGGCAGATGAGCCCAAATACAGACCAAATGCGATTAGCTGGGTCAGGTGAGCCGCATGCTCAGAAGAACTTTGCGTTTTCGGAGGCTGGGACTGTCAGTGTGGCACTCAACCTAAAACTGATCCACTCCTGCAGTGTGGTCAAGCTGACCCTTTACCGACAAGGTACAGATGGAGGTCAGGCCACATCCTTGGCCCAGCAGGTGGGTGGACATATGCCTGAAGGTAGTGAGTGGGCCAGTGTGGGGCTGAGAACTTCTTTTGAAGTGCAGAATGGTACAGCCATTTATGTTTCTCTGGACTGCATTCGTGGGCGGATCAACCAGATCACCCATGAGGGAGGCACCAACATCTCCATTCTTTGGTTGGCGTCATGA